From the Vibrio alginolyticus NBRC 15630 = ATCC 17749 genome, one window contains:
- the mltF gene encoding membrane-bound lytic murein transglycosylase MltF: protein MQISHFNRLKRSALILVSVLLLSACQIESEPKSEFEKIQERGVLRVGTLNNQLSYYIGPDGPAGLDYELARQFAEQLGVKLEIKPAFRQAELFPALKKGDIDIIATGLNQTSQAVKRFRPGPAYYYVSQQVVYKKGQLRPRDIEQLIEYQASKDDESDEDTNAGAQTLKIVEQSQYVPTLTALKKQYPELQFEIVGDADTRDLLKYVSTGELRFTVTDSVELSLAQRLYPDLALAFELTEDQPVSWFTRRSEDESLYAMLIEFFGNIKQSGELSTLEEKYIGHIEAFDYVDTRAFIRALDDKLPKWAPLFQKYSEEFDWRLIAALAYQESHWKPTAKSPTGVRGMMMLTLPTAKSVGVTNRLDPEQSVRGGVEYLRRIVGRVPDSINEHEKIWFALASYNIGYGHMMDARRLTKAQGGDPNAWADVKDRLPLLRQKRYYSQTRYGYARGDEARNYVENIRRYYQSIIGHVSQQPAIDENSDDLQVIPPLNPDILISGAVETVVEQVSGASDVTVEEDTEQESIEE from the coding sequence ATGCAAATAAGTCACTTCAACCGGCTCAAGCGCAGTGCTCTAATTTTAGTTTCTGTTCTTTTACTCTCTGCTTGCCAGATTGAGTCGGAGCCCAAAAGTGAATTTGAAAAAATTCAAGAACGTGGTGTGCTTCGTGTTGGCACGCTAAACAATCAGCTTTCCTACTACATAGGTCCCGATGGTCCCGCAGGGTTGGATTACGAATTGGCGCGTCAGTTTGCGGAGCAGCTCGGCGTCAAACTCGAGATTAAACCAGCCTTTCGCCAGGCTGAGCTTTTTCCTGCTCTTAAGAAAGGAGATATCGATATCATCGCTACGGGTTTAAATCAAACGTCACAAGCAGTCAAACGATTTAGACCAGGCCCTGCCTATTATTATGTAAGCCAACAAGTGGTATATAAAAAAGGGCAACTTCGACCACGTGATATCGAACAACTCATTGAATACCAAGCCTCGAAAGACGACGAGTCCGACGAAGATACAAATGCAGGCGCTCAAACATTAAAGATCGTTGAACAATCGCAATATGTTCCGACCCTAACAGCGTTAAAGAAGCAGTATCCAGAACTTCAGTTTGAAATTGTTGGTGATGCTGACACGAGAGACTTACTCAAATACGTATCGACGGGTGAGTTACGTTTTACTGTGACTGATTCGGTGGAACTTTCCCTTGCTCAACGCCTTTACCCCGATCTTGCGCTCGCGTTTGAACTTACAGAAGATCAACCAGTATCTTGGTTTACTCGACGCTCTGAAGACGAAAGTTTGTATGCGATGCTGATAGAGTTTTTCGGTAACATCAAACAATCAGGAGAACTGTCCACCCTCGAAGAAAAGTACATTGGTCATATTGAAGCATTTGACTACGTTGATACTCGCGCATTCATTCGAGCTCTGGATGACAAATTGCCTAAATGGGCACCTTTATTCCAAAAATACAGCGAAGAGTTCGACTGGCGCTTAATTGCAGCATTGGCTTATCAAGAGTCACATTGGAAACCAACAGCAAAATCGCCAACGGGTGTTAGGGGGATGATGATGCTTACTCTGCCAACAGCGAAAAGCGTCGGGGTAACAAACCGTTTAGACCCTGAGCAATCTGTTCGTGGTGGTGTCGAGTACTTACGTCGCATTGTAGGTCGCGTGCCTGATAGCATCAACGAGCATGAAAAAATATGGTTTGCGTTAGCTTCATACAATATTGGTTACGGCCACATGATGGACGCACGACGACTCACCAAAGCACAAGGTGGCGATCCGAACGCTTGGGCCGATGTAAAAGATAGGCTGCCTTTACTGCGTCAGAAGCGCTATTACAGCCAAACTCGCTATGGGTACGCCAGAGGCGATGAAGCGCGTAATTACGTAGAAAATATTCGACGTTACTACCAATCCATCATTGGTCATGTCAGCCAACAGCCAGCGATTGATGAGAATAGCGATGACTTGCAAGTGATTCCGCCGCTCAACCCCGACATTTTGATATCGGGCGCAGTAGAGACCGTCGTAGAACAAGTCTCTGGCGCTTCTGACGTCACGGTTGAAGAAGACACCGAACAAGAAAGCATTGAAGAATAA
- a CDS encoding type IV pilus modification PilV family protein → MISKQKGFNLLEVLISFLLIGVGALGLTKLNVYLERESEYAIKSIEALRLAENQLEWFRTRGASAAMSTITPANFASIATGSSVTGSYVVEWEVPAATVSGTLKTITITSSWKDRIGETRSVQLKTMISQYSEFEN, encoded by the coding sequence ATGATCTCTAAACAAAAAGGTTTTAACCTTCTTGAAGTTCTAATTTCTTTTCTACTTATAGGTGTTGGGGCACTAGGTTTAACTAAGCTAAACGTGTATTTAGAACGCGAATCCGAATATGCCATAAAAAGTATTGAAGCACTTCGTCTAGCAGAAAACCAGCTCGAATGGTTCCGGACGCGTGGTGCTTCTGCGGCGATGTCTACCATCACACCTGCAAATTTTGCTTCTATTGCAACAGGCTCTTCTGTTACTGGATCTTATGTCGTCGAGTGGGAAGTTCCAGCTGCCACGGTTTCAGGAACACTGAAAACTATCACCATTACCTCTAGCTGGAAGGATAGAATTGGCGAGACGCGATCAGTGCAGCTTAAAACGATGATCTCACAATACAGTGAATTCGAAAACTAA
- a CDS encoding type IV pilin protein — MIRISRCNGYKKGLRGMTLIELLVAVVIVGIIAAVAYPSYTNHVIKSHRTVALSDLSRIQLELETSYDGGYDWSHILSGGTCTLCDSDTNRFSFDIASSASTAYTITATAKSALGQDDDECLTGSKTITLTSTNVEEPSDCWN; from the coding sequence ATGATTCGAATTTCTCGTTGTAACGGCTACAAAAAAGGATTGAGAGGGATGACATTGATCGAATTACTGGTAGCTGTAGTGATTGTCGGGATCATTGCTGCAGTCGCATACCCCTCTTACACTAATCATGTAATCAAGTCTCATAGGACGGTTGCCTTGAGCGATCTTAGTCGAATTCAGCTAGAGCTAGAGACATCTTATGATGGTGGGTACGACTGGAGTCATATTCTCTCTGGAGGCACATGCACTCTATGTGACTCAGACACAAATAGATTTTCTTTCGATATTGCGAGCTCTGCAAGTACGGCCTATACCATTACAGCAACAGCAAAATCGGCTCTGGGACAAGACGACGACGAGTGCTTGACTGGTTCTAAAACGATTACTTTAACGTCAACAAATGTCGAAGAACCAAGTGATTGCTGGAATTAG
- the tadA gene encoding tRNA adenosine(34) deaminase TadA, which yields MSNHPFSPQDELFMRRAMELAEQAEAEGEVPVGAVLVKDGEIIAEGWNRSIGTNDATAHAEIQTLRKAGQKLENYRLLDTTLYVTLEPCPMCAGALLHSRVKRVVFGAPDLKAGAAGTVLNLFESQAAYHYALIEKGLLEDECRTQLQAFFKRRRKEIKAKKQAQKALENGESEQGSRSCEG from the coding sequence TTGTCTAACCATCCGTTTTCCCCTCAAGATGAATTGTTTATGCGCAGAGCGATGGAGCTTGCTGAGCAAGCAGAAGCTGAGGGGGAAGTACCTGTTGGCGCAGTGCTTGTCAAAGATGGTGAAATTATCGCTGAGGGGTGGAATCGCTCTATTGGTACTAATGACGCTACCGCACATGCTGAGATCCAAACGCTGCGTAAAGCAGGCCAAAAGCTAGAAAATTACCGCCTTCTGGATACGACGTTATATGTAACACTTGAGCCATGCCCAATGTGTGCCGGAGCCTTATTGCATAGCCGCGTTAAGCGGGTTGTTTTTGGAGCGCCAGATTTAAAAGCTGGAGCAGCAGGAACAGTGCTTAATTTGTTTGAAAGTCAAGCCGCTTACCATTACGCCTTAATTGAAAAGGGGCTGCTAGAAGATGAGTGCCGTACTCAGCTACAAGCGTTTTTTAAGCGCCGCCGAAAGGAAATTAAAGCGAAGAAGCAAGCACAAAAAGCATTAGAAAATGGAGAGAGCGAACAAGGTAGTAGGAGTTGTGAGGGCTAG
- a CDS encoding AbgT family transporter — MSNQAVNKAPSSKPSGMERFLNFIERTGNKIPDPAILFFWALIITWAASALLSNVSFDLPNPRTGEALSITNLLTGEALASFLANMVTTFTGFAPLGIVLVAMLGVGVADSSGFITTGLKKMLNFTPAKLLTPMLILVAIVSHTAADAGYVLVIPLGGIIFHAAGRHPLAGIAAAFAGVSGGFSANFIPSGIDPLLAGFTQTAAQVLDPEYVVNPLANIFFTGLSSIIIVGIGWYVTEKIIEPRLSKMPIDDDAETAPNLGSFTELESKAFRYAGWAMMAGIALLVAALIPETSALRSPEGEITAFSAPIMKSIVPLIFILFIIPGYVYGKVSGTFKTSNDIIKAMADTMSTMGAYIVMSFFCAQFLSAFAQSNIGTMLALYGAEGLKAMNLPGEVTIIGMILLTASVNLLIGSASAKWALIGPILVPMLMAVGISPELSQAAYRVGDSVSNIISPLMVFFPLVVVYCQRYVKSAGIGTLASLMMPFSIAMLIGWSIFLVAYWMVGIPLGIQAPYTYTM, encoded by the coding sequence ATGAGTAACCAAGCTGTAAATAAGGCACCATCATCGAAGCCGAGCGGGATGGAGCGCTTTTTAAACTTTATCGAGAGGACAGGTAACAAAATTCCTGATCCTGCGATTTTGTTCTTCTGGGCATTGATCATTACTTGGGCGGCGTCAGCACTTTTGTCGAATGTATCATTCGATCTTCCAAACCCTCGAACGGGCGAAGCTCTTAGTATCACCAACTTACTTACGGGCGAAGCGCTAGCAAGTTTCCTTGCTAACATGGTGACGACGTTTACTGGCTTTGCGCCACTGGGTATCGTACTTGTCGCAATGCTAGGTGTGGGTGTTGCAGATTCTTCGGGCTTTATTACGACGGGTCTTAAGAAGATGCTGAACTTCACGCCAGCTAAGCTTCTTACTCCAATGCTTATTTTGGTTGCCATTGTATCGCATACTGCGGCAGATGCAGGCTATGTTCTGGTTATTCCTCTTGGCGGTATTATCTTCCATGCGGCAGGTCGTCACCCTTTAGCAGGTATTGCGGCAGCATTTGCAGGTGTATCTGGTGGCTTCTCTGCAAACTTTATCCCTTCAGGTATCGATCCGCTATTGGCTGGCTTTACGCAAACTGCGGCGCAGGTTCTTGATCCTGAATATGTGGTTAACCCATTAGCGAACATCTTCTTCACTGGCCTATCCTCTATCATTATTGTGGGGATTGGTTGGTACGTGACAGAGAAAATCATCGAGCCTCGTTTATCAAAAATGCCAATTGATGATGATGCGGAAACCGCGCCAAACCTAGGTTCATTTACTGAACTGGAATCAAAAGCATTCCGTTATGCAGGTTGGGCAATGATGGCGGGTATTGCTTTACTTGTTGCAGCGTTAATTCCAGAAACATCAGCACTTCGCTCGCCTGAAGGTGAAATTACTGCCTTCTCAGCACCGATAATGAAGTCTATCGTGCCGTTGATCTTTATTCTGTTTATCATTCCTGGTTACGTTTACGGTAAAGTGTCTGGAACGTTCAAGACCAGCAACGACATTATCAAAGCGATGGCTGATACTATGTCAACCATGGGCGCATACATTGTTATGTCGTTCTTCTGTGCTCAGTTCCTATCTGCATTTGCTCAGTCAAACATCGGTACGATGCTAGCGTTGTATGGCGCAGAAGGCTTAAAAGCGATGAACCTACCAGGTGAAGTGACCATCATCGGTATGATCCTTCTAACCGCGTCTGTAAACCTACTTATTGGTTCGGCATCGGCAAAATGGGCTTTAATTGGTCCAATCCTAGTGCCAATGCTAATGGCGGTTGGTATCTCGCCTGAGCTGTCTCAGGCGGCTTACCGTGTGGGTGACTCTGTATCGAACATCATTTCGCCTCTAATGGTATTTTTCCCTCTTGTTGTGGTTTACTGTCAGCGTTATGTGAAGTCGGCTGGTATCGGTACGCTTGCGTCACTAATGATGCCATTCTCGATCGCAATGCTGATCGGTTGGTCTATCTTCCTAGTTGCTTATTGGATGGTAGGTATCCCGCTAGGCATTCAAGCTCCTTACACTTACACAATGTAA
- the dnaK gene encoding molecular chaperone DnaK, protein MGKIIGIDLGTTNSCVAVLDGDKPRVIENAEGERTTASVIAYTDGETLVGQPAKRQAVTNPENTLFAIKRLIGRRFEDEEVQRDIEIMPYKIVKADNGDAWVEAKGQKMAAPQVSAEVLKKMKKTAEDFLGEEVTGAVITVPAYFNDAQRQATKDAGRIAGLEVKRIINEPTAAALAYGLDKKGGDRTIAVYDLGGGTFDISIIEIDEVEGEKTFEVLATNGDTHLGGEDFDNRLINYLVDEFNKEQGINLKNDPLAMQRVKEAAEKAKIELSSTSQTDVNLPYVTADATGPKHMNIKVTRAKLESLVEDLVQRSLEPLKVALADADLSVNDITDVILVGGQTRMPMVQAKVAEFFGKEARRDVNPDEAVAMGAAVQGGVLAGDVKDVLLLDVTPLSLGIETMGGVMTKLVEKNTTIPTKANQVFSTAEDNQSAVTIHVLQGERKQAMYNKSLGQFNLEGIQPAPRGMPQIEVTFDLDADGILHVSAKDKQTGKEQKITIQASGGLSDEDIEKMVQEAEANKEADKKFEELATARNQADQMIHGTRKQVEEAGEALPAEEKEKIEAAISELETARKGEDKEAIDAKVQALMTASQKLMEIAQQQAQAQQAQGADAGAQSKEDDVVDAEFEEVKDDKK, encoded by the coding sequence ATGGGTAAAATCATTGGTATTGACTTAGGTACTACTAACTCATGTGTTGCTGTATTAGACGGCGACAAACCACGTGTAATTGAAAACGCAGAGGGCGAACGTACTACTGCATCGGTTATTGCTTACACTGACGGTGAGACGCTAGTAGGTCAACCAGCGAAACGTCAAGCAGTAACTAACCCAGAAAACACGCTATTTGCAATTAAGCGTCTAATCGGTCGTCGTTTTGAAGACGAAGAAGTTCAGCGTGACATCGAAATCATGCCTTACAAAATCGTTAAGGCTGACAACGGTGATGCTTGGGTAGAAGCGAAAGGCCAAAAAATGGCAGCTCCTCAGGTTTCTGCTGAAGTTCTTAAGAAAATGAAGAAAACTGCTGAAGACTTCCTTGGTGAGGAAGTAACTGGCGCAGTTATCACAGTACCTGCTTACTTTAACGATGCTCAGCGTCAAGCGACAAAAGATGCTGGCCGTATCGCAGGTCTAGAAGTTAAACGTATCATCAACGAACCAACAGCAGCTGCGCTAGCTTACGGTCTTGATAAGAAAGGCGGCGATCGCACTATCGCGGTATACGACCTTGGTGGTGGTACATTCGATATTTCAATCATCGAAATCGATGAAGTTGAAGGCGAGAAAACATTCGAAGTTCTAGCAACTAACGGTGATACTCACCTAGGTGGTGAAGACTTTGATAACCGTCTAATCAACTACTTGGTTGATGAGTTCAACAAAGAGCAAGGCATCAACCTTAAAAACGACCCACTAGCAATGCAGCGTGTTAAAGAAGCAGCAGAGAAAGCGAAAATCGAGCTTTCTTCTACTTCTCAAACAGACGTAAACCTACCTTACGTTACTGCAGATGCAACTGGTCCTAAGCACATGAACATTAAAGTGACTCGTGCAAAACTAGAATCTCTAGTTGAAGACCTAGTACAACGCTCTCTTGAGCCATTAAAAGTAGCTCTAGCTGACGCTGACCTATCAGTAAACGACATCACTGACGTAATCCTAGTTGGTGGTCAGACTCGTATGCCAATGGTTCAAGCGAAAGTTGCTGAGTTCTTTGGTAAAGAAGCGCGCCGTGACGTAAACCCTGACGAAGCAGTAGCAATGGGTGCTGCAGTTCAAGGTGGTGTACTTGCTGGTGACGTTAAAGACGTACTACTACTAGACGTAACTCCACTGTCTCTAGGTATCGAGACAATGGGTGGCGTGATGACTAAGTTAGTTGAGAAGAACACAACTATCCCAACTAAAGCGAACCAAGTTTTCTCTACAGCGGAAGACAACCAGAGCGCGGTAACTATCCACGTTCTACAAGGTGAGCGTAAGCAAGCGATGTACAACAAGTCTCTAGGCCAATTTAACCTAGAAGGCATCCAGCCTGCACCACGTGGTATGCCACAAATCGAGGTTACGTTTGACCTTGATGCGGATGGTATCCTACACGTGTCTGCGAAAGACAAGCAGACTGGTAAAGAGCAGAAGATCACTATTCAAGCTTCTGGCGGTCTAAGCGATGAAGACATCGAGAAAATGGTTCAAGAAGCAGAAGCTAACAAAGAAGCGGACAAGAAGTTCGAAGAGCTAGCGACTGCACGTAACCAAGCTGACCAAATGATTCACGGTACTCGTAAGCAAGTAGAAGAAGCTGGTGAAGCGCTACCTGCAGAAGAGAAAGAGAAGATTGAAGCAGCAATTTCTGAGCTAGAAACAGCACGTAAAGGCGAAGACAAAGAAGCTATCGATGCTAAAGTTCAAGCACTAATGACTGCTTCTCAAAAGCTGATGGAAATCGCTCAACAACAAGCTCAAGCGCAGCAAGCACAAGGTGCTGACGCAGGTGCACAGTCTAAAGAAGACGACGTTGTAGATGCTGAGTTCGAAGAAGTTAAAGACGACAAGAAATAA
- the dnaJ gene encoding molecular chaperone DnaJ, with product MSKRDFYEVLGVSRDASERDIKKAYKRLAMKFHPDRNQGDDSAADKFKEVKEAYEVLTDPQKKAAYDQYGHAAFEQGGGGFGGGGFGGGGADFGDIFGDVFGDIFGGGRRGGGGHRAQRGADLRYNMELTLEEAVRGVTKEIEVPTLVHCDTCDGSGAKKGSSAETCGTCHGHGQVQMRQGFFAVQQTCPTCHGKGKIIKDPCNECHGQGRKQKTKTLNVKIPAGVDTGDRIRLSGEGEAGEMGAPAGDLYVQVHVKEHHIFERDGNNLYCEVPVSFAMAALGGEVEVPTLDGRVSLKVPSETQTGRMFRMRGKGVKGVRGGGVGDLIVKLVVETPVNLSSRQKELLKEFEESCGGEAATKHKPKSEGFFNGVKKFFDDLTS from the coding sequence ATGTCAAAACGTGATTTTTACGAAGTATTAGGCGTAAGCCGTGATGCCTCAGAGCGCGATATCAAAAAGGCGTATAAGCGTCTAGCGATGAAATTCCACCCAGACCGAAACCAGGGTGATGATTCTGCGGCGGACAAGTTTAAAGAAGTAAAAGAAGCGTACGAAGTTCTGACCGACCCTCAAAAGAAAGCGGCGTACGACCAATACGGTCATGCAGCTTTTGAACAAGGCGGCGGTGGTTTCGGTGGCGGCGGCTTTGGCGGCGGCGGTGCTGATTTCGGCGACATCTTTGGCGATGTATTCGGTGACATCTTTGGTGGTGGTCGTCGTGGCGGTGGTGGCCACCGTGCCCAGCGAGGTGCTGACCTACGTTACAACATGGAATTGACGCTAGAAGAAGCGGTTCGTGGTGTAACGAAAGAGATCGAAGTACCGACACTAGTACACTGTGATACCTGTGATGGTAGTGGCGCGAAGAAAGGTTCATCTGCTGAAACATGTGGTACCTGTCATGGTCATGGTCAAGTACAGATGCGCCAGGGCTTCTTCGCAGTGCAACAAACCTGTCCTACCTGTCACGGCAAAGGTAAAATCATTAAAGACCCTTGTAATGAGTGTCATGGTCAAGGTCGTAAGCAGAAAACAAAAACACTTAACGTTAAGATCCCAGCAGGTGTTGATACTGGCGACCGTATTCGTCTATCTGGCGAAGGTGAAGCGGGAGAAATGGGAGCACCAGCGGGTGACTTGTATGTACAAGTGCACGTGAAAGAGCACCATATCTTCGAGCGTGATGGCAACAACCTATACTGTGAAGTGCCAGTAAGCTTTGCGATGGCAGCTCTAGGTGGTGAAGTTGAAGTACCAACCCTAGATGGTCGCGTAAGCCTAAAAGTGCCTTCAGAAACGCAAACAGGTCGTATGTTCCGTATGCGTGGTAAAGGTGTGAAAGGCGTTCGCGGTGGCGGTGTTGGTGATCTTATTGTTAAGTTGGTTGTTGAAACACCAGTAAACCTAAGCTCACGCCAAAAAGAACTGCTCAAAGAGTTTGAAGAGTCTTGTGGTGGTGAAGCGGCGACAAAGCACAAGCCTAAATCAGAAGGCTTTTTCAACGGTGTGAAAAAGTTCTTTGATGATTTAACCAGCTAA
- a CDS encoding PilW family protein encodes MITVSANKRYQIGSSLIELMISSLIGLIVLSVVGSIFLSLQKTAKEKSLGLNLLQGLNITLSVMKEDIQRAGYDGGNGSSLKLSGATGTIMLSGASSVGLVYFKEDSAANEDYRNIKYEKRDTRFFICEKGVVSQTQILSFDGIDFCRSLFDDDIFQVTQFTVSSETVTNGGNVSSVTSVKLGLKTIDGAFSEVAEFSIKQRNWQ; translated from the coding sequence ATGATTACCGTCAGTGCTAACAAACGCTATCAAATAGGTAGCTCTTTAATCGAATTGATGATTAGTTCTTTAATTGGGTTAATTGTCCTTAGTGTAGTGGGCTCTATATTCTTGAGTTTACAAAAAACAGCAAAGGAAAAAAGCTTAGGGCTAAATTTATTGCAAGGTCTGAATATCACTTTATCTGTTATGAAAGAAGATATTCAAAGAGCAGGTTATGATGGTGGGAACGGTAGTTCACTCAAATTATCCGGAGCTACAGGAACCATAATGCTGAGCGGCGCCTCTTCTGTAGGGCTTGTGTATTTTAAAGAGGACTCAGCTGCCAATGAAGACTATCGAAATATTAAGTATGAGAAGAGAGATACTCGGTTTTTTATATGTGAAAAAGGTGTTGTGTCTCAAACACAAATATTATCTTTTGATGGTATAGATTTTTGTCGTTCTCTATTTGATGATGATATTTTCCAAGTTACCCAATTCACCGTTAGTTCAGAAACAGTGACTAATGGAGGAAATGTAAGTTCGGTCACGAGCGTTAAGTTAGGTTTGAAAACGATTGATGGAGCCTTTAGTGAAGTTGCGGAGTTTTCTATCAAACAAAGGAATTGGCAATGA
- a CDS encoding GspH/FimT family pseudopilin: MPRGFTLLELLITVAVLSIILAFAAPSFSRVSQTVQMQRLATELAGFLSQSKSEAVMRNQKLYIHFSMAKNVVVSQGAWSLQLTNSSSGSGGVILSLSGSAYSELSLKHSYENQKISFDEVRGRPQGGNIEFFPTNAQNIKLQAKLSNPPGRIKICSNSGAKLYDYRQC; encoded by the coding sequence ATGCCTCGCGGGTTTACGTTGTTGGAGCTTCTTATTACTGTTGCTGTACTGAGTATTATATTGGCGTTTGCAGCTCCAAGCTTTAGCCGTGTTTCACAAACTGTGCAAATGCAGCGATTAGCAACTGAATTAGCTGGTTTTCTAAGCCAAAGTAAGTCCGAGGCGGTAATGAGAAATCAAAAATTATATATTCATTTCTCTATGGCTAAAAACGTCGTTGTCAGTCAAGGTGCATGGTCTCTACAGTTAACTAACTCGTCTAGCGGCTCTGGGGGCGTAATTTTAAGCCTTTCCGGCTCTGCCTACTCTGAATTATCTTTGAAGCACAGCTACGAGAATCAAAAAATAAGCTTCGATGAGGTCCGTGGACGACCCCAAGGAGGAAATATAGAGTTTTTCCCAACTAATGCTCAAAACATAAAACTACAAGCAAAGCTCTCCAACCCTCCCGGAAGGATAAAAATTTGTAGTAACTCTGGAGCTAAGTTATATGATTACCGTCAGTGCTAA